Genomic DNA from Modestobacter versicolor:
ACGGCTCCAGGTACGGGAACCGGTTGCGGATCGACCGGGCCAGCGACGGGTTGTCGGCCAGCAGGTGGTCGTCGCCGGTGATGGCGAGCAGCACCCGCACCGACCGCTCGTGCTCGGCGGTGATCTGGCTGAACACCCGCTCGCGCAGCTCCGGGTCGGGCACCAGCTCGGCGTAGCGGGCGGCCAGCTCCAGGTCGGTCTTGGCCAGCACCATCCCCATGTTCGACAGCACCGTGCGGAAGAACGGCCACCGCTGGTGCAGCCGCTGCAGGTGCGCCAGCCGCTCCGGCGACCCGGCCACCCACGAGTCGAGCGCCGACCCGGTGCCGTACCAGCCGGGCAGCATGATCCGGGCCTGCGACCAGCTGAACACCCACGGGATGGCCCGCAGGTCGCTGATGCTGTCGCCGGCCTTGCGCGACGGCGGCCGGCTGCCGATGTTCAGCTCGGCCAGCTCGCGCACCGGGGTCGCCGCGCGGAACCACTCGACGAAGCCGGGCGTCTCGTGCACCAGCGCGCTGTAGGCCCGCCGGGCGCGGGCGGCCAGGTCGTCGAAGAGCGCGTAGGTCTCCTCGGCGTCGTCCCCGAGGCCCTCGATGTCCAGCAGCGTCGACTCCAGGGTGGCCGCGACCAGGGCCTCCAGGTTGCGGCGGGCCAGCTGCGGGGAGGCGTACTTGGCGGCGATCACCTCGCCCTGCTCGGTGATCCGCAGCGAGCCGGCGACCGAGCCGGGCGGCTGGGCCCGGATCGCCTCGTAGCTGGGGCCACCACCGCGACCGACGGTGCCGCCGCGGCCGTGGAACAGCCGCAACCGCACGCCCTCGCGGCGGGCGACCTCGACCAGCGCCAGCTCGGCGCGGTACAGCGCCCAGTTGGCGGCGAGGTAGCCGCCGTCCTTGTTGCTGTCGGAGTAGCCGAGCATGACCTCCTGGGCGTCGCCGCGGTCGGCCACCAGCGCCCGGTAGAGCGGGTGGTCGAGCATCGCGGTGAGGGTCGCGCCGGCCCCCTGCAGGTCCTCGATCGTCTCGAACAGCGGCGAGATGCCCACGCTGCAGCGCGGGCCGCCCTCGGCGCCGGGGTCGAGCAGGCCGACCTCCTTGAGCAGGACGGCGACCTCCAGCACGTCGCTCACCGACTCGCACATGCTGATCACGTAGTTCGGGATCGACTCGGGCCCCAGCAGGGCGATCTGGTCGGCGGCGGCGACCAGCAGGTCCAGCTCGCCGCGGGCCAGCTCGGACAGCTCGGCGTCCCGGCGCACCAGCGGGCGGCGCAGCTGCAGCTCACCGGTGAGCAGCTCGACCCGGGCCGCCTCGTCCAGGGTGGTGTAGTCCTCGCAGACGCCGGCCCAGGCCAGCAGCTCGCCGACGACCTCCTCGTGCACCGCGGAGTTCTGCCGCATGTCCAGCCCGCACAGGTGGAAGCCGAAGACCTCCACCGCCTCGCGCAGCCGGGCCAGCCGGTCGTCGGCCAGCGCGCCCGCGCCGTGCCCGCGCAGCGAGGTGTCGACCGTCTCCAGGTCGGCGATCAGCTCCTGCGGGCGGTCGTAGGGCGGCAGGACGGCGTCCGGGGCCGGGCCGGGCACCTCGCCCAGCACCCGCAGCGCGGTGGCGGCCAGCCGCCGGTAGATGCCGCGCAACGCCCGGCGGTAGGGCTCGTCGCCGCGGAACGGTGAGTCGTCGCCGGAGGCCTCGGCCAGCGCGTACAGCTCGTCGGTGGGGCTGACCAGCCGGTCGGACATCGACAGCTCGTCGGCCAGGCAGACCAGCTCGGCGAGGTGGTGGCGCAGTGCGGTGCGGGCCTGCTGGGTGGTCGCCCGGCGGACGGCGTCGGCGGTGACGAACGGGTTGCCGTCGCGGTCGCCGCCGATCCACGAGCCCGGCCGCAGCATCGGGGTGGCCAGCAGGTCGGCGTCCGGCCAGCGCTCGCGCAGCGCCCGGCGCAGCTCGGCGTTGATCTCCGGCACGACCTCGAACAGCGACAGGTCGTAGTAGCGCAGCGCCTCGTCGATCTCGTCGGCCAGCCGCAGCCGGCTCAGCCGCAGCAGCGCGGTCTGCCAGAGGGTGAGCACCTCGCGCCACAGCTGCGCCGACCAGGCGCGGTCGTCGACGTCGGCGCCGTCGCGCTGCCGCAGCAGGTCGCTGACCTGCCGCTGCACCTGCGAGATCGTCTTGCGGCGCACCTCGGTGGGGTGCGCGGTGACCACCGGGACGACGAGCGCGCCGGCCAGCTCGCGGGCGACGACGGCGGGGTCCAGGGCGGCGGCGTCCAGCAGGTCGAGGCTGGCCGCCAGGCTGCCCTTCTGCGGCGGCGACCCGGCGCGGCGGTGGTGCCGGCGGCGGCGCTCGTGGTGCACGTCCTCGGCGATGTTGGCCAGCAGCGAGAAGTGGCTGAACGCCCGGATGACGTGGGTGGCCTCGCGCGGGTCGAGGCCGGCGAGCCGCTCGGCCAGCTCCCCGCGGTCGACCTCGGAGCGGCGGATGCGGAACGCCTCGACCCGGGTGGACTCGACCAGCTCGAGCACGTCGGCGCCGGCCTGCTCGCCGATCACCTCGCCCAGCACCCGGCCCAGCAGCCGGATGTCCTCCCGCAGCGGGGCCTCGGAGGCGCGGTCGTCAGGCTCGGGCGGACCCCCGGGGGCTCGCAGGTCGGCGACGTCGACGGTTGCTTCGGACACGCGGGCAGTATCCGGTGCCGGTGTGACGCCCCGGTGTCGCGGGTTCAACCGCGACGGGAGGATGGCGGGGTGATCCGACTGCAGGCCGCCGCCGCCAGCCCCCGTCCCGCCGAGCACGGGGAGGGCCCGGTCTACGACGCCGCCGCCGACGAGCTGGTCTGGGTGGACATCACCGCGGGCCTGGTGCGGCGCGGGTCGGTCAGCGGCGACGACGTCCGGGACGTGGCCGAGCACCACGGCGGCGACACCGTGGGCTTCGTCGTCCCGGCTGCCACCGGCGGCTGGCTGCTCGGCGCCGGCGCGGGCATCACCCGGCTGAGCGCCGACGGCGACGCCACCGTGCTGCTCGAGCTGGCCGGCGAGGGCGGCTCGGAGGAGGCCGGGGGCACCCGGATGAACGACGGCGGCTGCGACCGGGCCGGCCGGTTCTTCGGCGGCACCATGGCCTTCGACGAGCGCCCCGGCGCCGGCAGCCTCTACCGGCTCGACCTCGACGGCACGGTCAGCACGGTGCTCGACGGGCTGACGGTCTCCAACGGCCTGGGCTGGTCGCCCGACGACCGCACCGTGTACCTGTCCGACTCCGGCGCGAAGACGGTGTGGGCTCATCCGTACGACCCGGACGCCGGCACCTTCGGCGAGCGCCGGGTGCTGCTGGACTTCAGCGACGACCCGGACGGCGTCGCCGACGGCCTGACCGTCGACGACGAGGGCTGCCTCTGGACGGCGCTGTGGGGCGGCGGCCAGGTGCGGCGGTACTCCCCCGACGGCGAGCTGCTCGCGGTGGTCGAGGTGCCGGCGGAGAACACCACGAGCTGCGCGTTCGTCGGCGACCTGCTGGTGATCAGCACCTCGGTGCACGGGCTGGACGACGCGGCGCGCGCCGCCCAGCCGGGCGCCGGGAAGCTGTTCACGGTGCGCCCCGGCGTGAGCGGCCCGCCCGCGAACCCCTACCGCGGCCCGCTCGACGCCCTCACCCAGCACTGACCAACCCGAGGATGGCCATGTTCGGGGTCATCGGGACCCCGGAGATGGCCATCTTCGGGGGCTTCAGTTGCCGAAGGCCTCGCGCCAGGCGGGCATCAGGTCGCGCTGCGCCCACTCCAGGTAGGGCTGCTGCTGGTCGCCGCCGATCTGCACCAGGGCCAGGTGGGTGAACCCGGCGTCCGCGTAGGCCTTCGCCGCCTCGATGACCGCCTCGACGTCGTCGCCGCACGGGATCGAGCCCTCGACGTCCTCCTCGCGGACGAACTGGCTGGCCGCGTCGAACCCG
This window encodes:
- the ppc gene encoding phosphoenolpyruvate carboxylase; this translates as MSEATVDVADLRAPGGPPEPDDRASEAPLREDIRLLGRVLGEVIGEQAGADVLELVESTRVEAFRIRRSEVDRGELAERLAGLDPREATHVIRAFSHFSLLANIAEDVHHERRRRHHRRAGSPPQKGSLAASLDLLDAAALDPAVVARELAGALVVPVVTAHPTEVRRKTISQVQRQVSDLLRQRDGADVDDRAWSAQLWREVLTLWQTALLRLSRLRLADEIDEALRYYDLSLFEVVPEINAELRRALRERWPDADLLATPMLRPGSWIGGDRDGNPFVTADAVRRATTQQARTALRHHLAELVCLADELSMSDRLVSPTDELYALAEASGDDSPFRGDEPYRRALRGIYRRLAATALRVLGEVPGPAPDAVLPPYDRPQELIADLETVDTSLRGHGAGALADDRLARLREAVEVFGFHLCGLDMRQNSAVHEEVVGELLAWAGVCEDYTTLDEAARVELLTGELQLRRPLVRRDAELSELARGELDLLVAAADQIALLGPESIPNYVISMCESVSDVLEVAVLLKEVGLLDPGAEGGPRCSVGISPLFETIEDLQGAGATLTAMLDHPLYRALVADRGDAQEVMLGYSDSNKDGGYLAANWALYRAELALVEVARREGVRLRLFHGRGGTVGRGGGPSYEAIRAQPPGSVAGSLRITEQGEVIAAKYASPQLARRNLEALVAATLESTLLDIEGLGDDAEETYALFDDLAARARRAYSALVHETPGFVEWFRAATPVRELAELNIGSRPPSRKAGDSISDLRAIPWVFSWSQARIMLPGWYGTGSALDSWVAGSPERLAHLQRLHQRWPFFRTVLSNMGMVLAKTDLELAARYAELVPDPELRERVFSQITAEHERSVRVLLAITGDDHLLADNPSLARSIRNRFPYLEPLHHLQVEMLRRRRGGDDDELVRRCIQLSVNGVATALRNSG
- a CDS encoding SMP-30/gluconolactonase/LRE family protein gives rise to the protein MIRLQAAAASPRPAEHGEGPVYDAAADELVWVDITAGLVRRGSVSGDDVRDVAEHHGGDTVGFVVPAATGGWLLGAGAGITRLSADGDATVLLELAGEGGSEEAGGTRMNDGGCDRAGRFFGGTMAFDERPGAGSLYRLDLDGTVSTVLDGLTVSNGLGWSPDDRTVYLSDSGAKTVWAHPYDPDAGTFGERRVLLDFSDDPDGVADGLTVDDEGCLWTALWGGGQVRRYSPDGELLAVVEVPAENTTSCAFVGDLLVISTSVHGLDDAARAAQPGAGKLFTVRPGVSGPPANPYRGPLDALTQH